Part of the Halodesulfurarchaeum formicicum genome is shown below.
GTGGCGAGCCTGTTCGGGACCGAGAACACCGCGAAACTCCAGAACTACATCGTCGCCGGGCTGCTCGTCATCCTCGTTGTCTTCCTCTCCTACGGTGGCCTCGACGCGCTGGGTGTCTTCGGCCGGGAGTCGGTCCCCGGCGTTTTCTTCTCCCGGGGCTACCTCCCGGTCATTTCGACGGCCGGGCTCGTTTTCACCTCCTATCTGGGCTTCGCGCAGGTCGCCACGGTGGCGGGGGACATCAAGAACCCCTCGCGGTCGCTCCCCATCGCGATGGTGGGGTCGGTAATCGTCGTGACGATCCTCTACGTGGTGACGATCTTCGTCGCGACCAGCGCGTTCGGGGCCGATCACCTGGGGACGCTGGGCGAGACCGCCATCGTGGAGGTTGCCCGTGAGTTCCTCGGGACGCCGGGGGCGATCGCCATCCTCGTCGCCGGGATCTTCGCGACGATCTCCAGTGCGAACGCCTCGATTCTGAGCGCCTCCCGGACCGTCTATGCCCTGAGCCGGGACGCCCTGCTCCCGGATCGGGCGAGTAGGATCAACCTGCGCTATGGCACGCCCCACATCGCGTTGCTTGCCGCTGGGGGCCCGATTCTGCTGCTCGCGGCGACCGGCCAGGTGGCAATCCTCGCGGAGGTCGCCTCCTTCCTTCACCTGATCATGTACGGGCTCATCGCCATCGCGGTGATCGTTTTGCGACGGGACCAGCCGTCCTGGTACGATCCGACTTACGAGATGCCCGGCGTCCCGGTCCTCCCGGGGATCGCTGCGGTCGCGAGCTTCGGCCTGGCGCTGGCGATGCAGCCCGGTGCGATCGTTATTGGGGTAGTGGTCATGGCCGTCTCGTATGGCTGGTATCGCTACTACGCGAACACGGTCGACCTGAAAGGAGCGTTCAACTGATGACAGACAGACCCACCGTCCTGGTGCCAATCGAAGTACTCGAAGGCGAATCGATTCCCGAAGGAGTGCCGGCCCTGCTGGCGGCGGCTCACGTTCTGGTGCTTGGCTATCACGAGGTGCCGGAACAGACCGCCACCGAACAGGCGAGCGAACAGTACGAAGGTCGGGCGACCGAGCGCCTGAACGAGTTCGCGAAGATGTTCGAGGACGCGGGTGCGACCGTCGAGACACGACTCGTGTTCACCCACGAGCGCCAGCAGACGATCAACCGGGTGATCCTGGAGACGGACAGTCGGGCTGTACTGGTGCCGGGTTCCGTCTCGGCTGTCGAGGATGTCCTGGTCGCGGTTGGCGGCACCGTCAGTCTCGATCGAATCGCCGAGGTCGTGGGCGGGCTTTTCGGGGGCGGCTCGGCCCGGATCACGCTCTATCACGCGACCGGGGGCGAGGAGTCGAATCGGTCGGTCTCCGAACTCCTGGATGCGCTCGAAGATCAACTCCTCGAGGCTGGTGTCGGCTCCCATCAGATCCAGACGCTCGTCGAACAGCGCGATCGGCCACTCGCCGCGATCGAGTCGGCGGCGGAAGACTACGACGTGGTGGTCATGGGCGAGACCGATCCCTCGGTCGCGACGTTCGTCTTCGGGATGCCCCACGATCAGGTCGCTTCGCAGTTTCTCGGCCCGGTGCTGGTCGTCCAGCGCCCGCCGCCCGAGCCCGACAGCGACAAGACACAGCGTTAATACGACCTGCCGGAGGAGTCTTCGATAAGACACCACTGGTGTCGATTCGAACATGGCGGAGGAATACGACCTTATCATCGTCGGCGGGGGCATCAGCGGGGCATCGCTACTGTACGCCGTCTCGAAGTTCTCCGATATCGAGCACGTGGCGCTGTTCGAGAAGGAAGCCGAGATCGGCGCGATCAACACCTATCACACGAACAACTCACAGACCCTCCACTTCGGGGACATCGAGACGAACTACACCCTGGAGAAGGCCGAGTCCGTCAAGGAGGGGGCCGAAACCCTGGCGGGTTATCTCGAGGCGACCGACCCCGAGCGGACCATGTACGACCGCCGCTCCAAGATGGTCATCGCGGTCGGCGAGGAAGAAGTCGATCGGCTGGAACGCCGCTATCACGAGAAGGGATTTGGCGACCTCTACCCGAAACTCGAACTGATCGGGCGAGAGCGCATTGCGGAACTCGAACCGGCCGTGGTCGAGGGCCGCGATCCGTCGGTCGAAATTCGGGCGCTTTACACCCCGGACGGCTACGTCGTCGATTACGGGGAGACAGCCCAATCGCTCGTCGCCGAGGCCACGGAGTCGACCGGCGTCGACGTGTACACCGACACGCCGGTCGAGGGGATCGTCGAGACCGCGGATGGCTATGCGGTCCGGACGAGTGCCGGTACGGCAATGGCGGAGGGCATCGTGGTGAGTGCGGGCTCACACAGCCTCCAGTTCGCCAAGCAACTCGGGTACGGCGAGGACATGGCGCTGTTGCCCATCGCGGGGAGTTTCTTCCTGGCCGAGGACTTCCTCAACGGGAAGGTCTACACGCTCCAGATGGCGAAGTTGCCCTTCGCGGCGGTCCACGGCGACGCTGACGTGCACGACGCCTCGGTCACCAGATTCGGCCCGACCGCGAAGCCGGTCCCGGCCCTCGAACGTGGGGAACTCTCCACGGTCGGGGACTTCTTCGACGTGTTCGGCCTCGACCTGGATTCCTTCCTGAGCTACGCCAACATCCTCGCCGACAAGGTCCTGCTGCCCTACGTGCTCCGAAACCTGGTCTATGACCTCCCGGAGATCGGCGAGCGGGCCTTCCTGCCACACGTCCAGAAGGTCGTTCCAGGTGCCACCCTCGATGACATCGAGCCCGCCCGTGGCTATGGTGGCATCCGGCCACAGATCGTCGACACGTCGGCTCGCAGTCTGGACATGGGTGAGGCGACGATCGAGGGCGAGGACATCATCTTCAACATCACGCCCTCGCCCGGGGCCTCGACCTGCCTGAAGAACGCCCGTCGGGACGCCCAGTCGGTCGTGTCGTTCCTCGATGGGGACTACACCTTCGACGCCGAGGCCTTCGATCAGGCGACCATCGAGAACTTCCCCCGCGGGACGTAGGCAAACAGAATTCCTTTGGCAGTACCCGAGTAAATCCCGGCTGTGGGATCGTTCAGAAACACCATCCGGGGAGCCCTCCGTAACCCGATGCGAGCCCTGCTCGTACTCATCGGGTCGGTTCTGGCCAGGCTCGGCCTCATCACGAAAGAGCGGGCCGAAAAGACCGTCGAGTTGGCCTGGCCGCGCATTCTCACCGGCATCGCCCGGATGTCGAAAAACGCCGCCGACGTGGCGATGGTGGGGATCGCCCTCGACGCGGCCGCGATCAACGGCGTGGGGTTCGCGACGCCCTACTGGGGGATCGCGTTCAGCCTGGGCGGCGGGCTGGCCGCGGGGACGATCGCGCTCGTCTCCCAGCGCTACGGCGCTGAACGCTTCGACCAGCTCGGCCAGGCGATCAGATCGAGTGCGGCCCTGCTGATCGCGATCACCATTCCGGTGGCGGTCACCTTCGCGCTCGTTCCCGAAGCCCTGGTCTCCGTACTCACGGACTCACCCGCCGAAATCGATTACGGCGCCCGCTACCTCCGTATTCTCGCCCTCGGCGTGCCCTTCGCCTCGCTGAACCTCATCGGGAGCCGGGCGCTCATCGGGGCCGACGACGCCTGGATCCCGATGCTGTTGCGCGGATCCGGGGCCATCGCGAACGTCCTGCTCAACGCCGTGTTCATCTTCGGACTCGGGATGGGCGTCGAAGGGGCGGCCTGGGGGAGTGTGCTCGCGAACGTGTTCGTCGCGGCCTCCCTGGCGATCGGACTCGCCAGAGGTGGGTTACCCGGCGTCGGGGCCTTCCCCGTCCAGGTCAATCCCGTCGGCCGGTACGTCCATCTGGACACCTTCCGGGACCTGATCTCGATCGGGTTACCGGTGATCGGCC
Proteins encoded:
- a CDS encoding MATE family efflux transporter; translation: MRALLVLIGSVLARLGLITKERAEKTVELAWPRILTGIARMSKNAADVAMVGIALDAAAINGVGFATPYWGIAFSLGGGLAAGTIALVSQRYGAERFDQLGQAIRSSAALLIAITIPVAVTFALVPEALVSVLTDSPAEIDYGARYLRILALGVPFASLNLIGSRALIGADDAWIPMLLRGSGAIANVLLNAVFIFGLGMGVEGAAWGSVLANVFVAASLAIGLARGGLPGVGAFPVQVNPVGRYVHLDTFRDLISIGLPVIGRNSVWTVARFPTLAFVSMFGTQVTAAYIITRRIWGVMNTPGWGFGLAASSLVGQELGQGNESTAESFGFEITRFSVATYAVAGGAIALFAEPIVMLFMGSGSDPSIAIAVPMVYVAALAIVPQGVTSTIAGALDATGDTRWPFYSRALGMFGFSIPLVYLGATTPLGIWGIYLSFFGETTVSGVINYYRFKTGKWKAISRGYRPETAGTVDD
- a CDS encoding FAD-dependent oxidoreductase → MAEEYDLIIVGGGISGASLLYAVSKFSDIEHVALFEKEAEIGAINTYHTNNSQTLHFGDIETNYTLEKAESVKEGAETLAGYLEATDPERTMYDRRSKMVIAVGEEEVDRLERRYHEKGFGDLYPKLELIGRERIAELEPAVVEGRDPSVEIRALYTPDGYVVDYGETAQSLVAEATESTGVDVYTDTPVEGIVETADGYAVRTSAGTAMAEGIVVSAGSHSLQFAKQLGYGEDMALLPIAGSFFLAEDFLNGKVYTLQMAKLPFAAVHGDADVHDASVTRFGPTAKPVPALERGELSTVGDFFDVFGLDLDSFLSYANILADKVLLPYVLRNLVYDLPEIGERAFLPHVQKVVPGATLDDIEPARGYGGIRPQIVDTSARSLDMGEATIEGEDIIFNITPSPGASTCLKNARRDAQSVVSFLDGDYTFDAEAFDQATIENFPRGT
- a CDS encoding APC family permease is translated as MAPTENTAPETGEPEPDAASGLFDDTSENAELERTIGLAGGLTIGIGTMIGAGIFVFPGLAANRAGPAAALSFVIGGVIALLVALPASELATAMPRSGGGYFFVSRSLGTAAGAIVGLGLWLGLVFASAFYLVGLGHYASAALAELGLELPLNPVIPLAVVFAAGLTVASLFGTENTAKLQNYIVAGLLVILVVFLSYGGLDALGVFGRESVPGVFFSRGYLPVISTAGLVFTSYLGFAQVATVAGDIKNPSRSLPIAMVGSVIVVTILYVVTIFVATSAFGADHLGTLGETAIVEVAREFLGTPGAIAILVAGIFATISSANASILSASRTVYALSRDALLPDRASRINLRYGTPHIALLAAGGPILLLAATGQVAILAEVASFLHLIMYGLIAIAVIVLRRDQPSWYDPTYEMPGVPVLPGIAAVASFGLALAMQPGAIVIGVVVMAVSYGWYRYYANTVDLKGAFN
- a CDS encoding universal stress protein codes for the protein MTDRPTVLVPIEVLEGESIPEGVPALLAAAHVLVLGYHEVPEQTATEQASEQYEGRATERLNEFAKMFEDAGATVETRLVFTHERQQTINRVILETDSRAVLVPGSVSAVEDVLVAVGGTVSLDRIAEVVGGLFGGGSARITLYHATGGEESNRSVSELLDALEDQLLEAGVGSHQIQTLVEQRDRPLAAIESAAEDYDVVVMGETDPSVATFVFGMPHDQVASQFLGPVLVVQRPPPEPDSDKTQR